Proteins from a single region of Phycisphaeraceae bacterium D3-23:
- the asnB gene encoding asparagine synthase (glutamine-hydrolyzing) yields MPRMCGIAGILRFDDEPIDPKRAEAMRDALKHRGPDGDGIVHLGRCTLVHTRLAVIDQHDGAQPMSLPDGSLTVVFNGEIYNHAALREQLEKLGHTFTTDHSDTEVLLHGYRQWGTSMMDRLDGMWAFAIWDAEKQELLLSRDRAGQKPLYCGISSRNDEVWFASNNTALGAAYLGGYEKQFANYAHFATDFLRLGYGNAFANFACIDIDKRSWVKWDAKIDLKYFAKGIADFFRTYSDEPVAIPACSGAPQEQLGTTLTDAVSKRLLSDMPLGAFLSAGVDSSLIVAIAQRKINQTGLPPLRTFSVAMEEALYDESVEAAATAEHLGTDHTTLLIQPGDVMDDLETLMRLSGEPTADSSILPTYWLCKAAREHVTVALSGDGGDELFGGYDRYRAMGLLAKRGRLLGMLPATRHREQKSMRARLGRLVHAARQDSPAMQYLSMIQLFDDEQINAMRRSKPDAMDRHEAKGVPAWPDTGDPVRDAMMWDRNHYLPYDILRKVDRASMAVALEVRCPMLSPGMLALSDRLTTEQLRAGGKPKGLLRELAKKYLPPAVAKRRKSGFAIPIGQWFRTTLAEPMRERVLDPGYMDRLDFRPDLPERMCADHLAGTADHTHRLFALLQLSIWHRWLVSQGV; encoded by the coding sequence ATGCCTCGCATGTGCGGCATCGCGGGCATCTTGCGTTTTGATGATGAGCCGATCGACCCCAAACGGGCCGAAGCGATGCGCGACGCGCTCAAACACCGCGGCCCGGATGGCGACGGCATCGTACACCTCGGCCGCTGCACGCTGGTCCATACACGGCTGGCCGTGATCGACCAGCACGACGGCGCGCAGCCCATGTCCCTGCCCGACGGCTCGCTCACCGTCGTGTTCAACGGCGAGATCTACAACCACGCCGCGTTGCGCGAGCAACTCGAAAAACTCGGCCACACCTTCACCACCGACCACAGCGACACCGAAGTCCTCCTCCACGGCTACCGCCAGTGGGGAACATCAATGATGGATCGCCTCGACGGGATGTGGGCCTTCGCGATCTGGGATGCGGAGAAGCAGGAGTTGTTGTTGAGCCGAGATCGGGCGGGGCAGAAACCGCTCTATTGTGGAATATCAAGTCGCAATGACGAAGTCTGGTTTGCCAGCAACAACACTGCACTAGGCGCAGCGTATCTGGGCGGCTACGAAAAGCAGTTCGCAAACTACGCACACTTTGCCACCGATTTCCTACGACTTGGGTATGGCAATGCGTTTGCTAATTTTGCTTGCATCGATATCGACAAGCGTTCATGGGTCAAATGGGATGCAAAAATCGATCTCAAATACTTCGCGAAAGGTATAGCAGATTTTTTTAGAACGTACAGCGATGAGCCAGTTGCAATACCCGCATGCTCTGGAGCACCGCAAGAGCAGTTGGGCACCACGCTAACCGATGCCGTGAGTAAACGGCTACTTTCAGACATGCCTCTTGGTGCCTTTCTATCAGCTGGAGTTGATTCTTCTCTGATCGTAGCGATTGCTCAACGCAAGATAAATCAGACAGGACTTCCGCCCCTCCGCACCTTCAGCGTCGCGATGGAGGAAGCCCTCTACGACGAGTCGGTCGAAGCCGCTGCAACCGCCGAACACCTCGGCACGGACCACACGACACTGCTTATCCAACCCGGCGACGTGATGGACGACCTCGAAACGCTTATGCGATTGAGTGGCGAGCCGACGGCCGACAGTTCGATCCTGCCGACGTATTGGCTTTGCAAGGCCGCGCGGGAGCACGTCACCGTCGCGCTATCGGGTGACGGCGGCGATGAGTTATTCGGCGGGTACGACCGCTACCGCGCGATGGGGCTGTTGGCGAAACGCGGCCGACTGCTCGGGATGCTACCCGCCACGCGACACCGCGAGCAAAAATCAATGCGTGCCCGGCTGGGCCGGCTGGTCCACGCCGCGCGTCAAGACAGCCCCGCCATGCAATACCTCTCCATGATCCAGCTCTTCGATGATGAACAGATTAACGCAATGCGCCGATCAAAACCCGACGCGATGGATCGCCATGAAGCCAAAGGCGTCCCCGCTTGGCCCGACACCGGCGATCCCGTCCGCGACGCGATGATGTGGGACCGCAACCACTACCTGCCCTACGACATCCTGCGCAAAGTCGACCGAGCGTCGATGGCGGTGGCGCTCGAGGTGCGGTGCCCGATGCTGTCGCCGGGGATGCTGGCGCTGTCGGATCGGCTGACAACCGAGCAACTCCGCGCGGGCGGCAAACCCAAGGGGCTCTTGCGCGAGTTGGCGAAGAAGTATCTGCCGCCGGCCGTGGCCAAGCGGCGTAAGAGCGGGTTCGCGATCCCGATCGGGCAGTGGTTCCGCACGACCTTGGCCGAGCCGATGCGCGAGCGCGTGCTTGATCCGGGCTACATGGATCGGCTGGACTTTAGGCCCGACCTGCCCGAGCGGATGTGCGCCGACCACCTCGCGGGCACGGCCGACCACACCCACCGGCTGTTCGCGCTGCTGCAGCTCTCGATCTGGCACCGCTGGCTCGTCTCGCAGGGGGTCTGA
- a CDS encoding endonuclease/exonuclease/phosphatase family protein encodes MHTRLFRPAALLPLVLALLLHAPIATAEEVTVMTYNVENMFDVYDDPYTQDEDTDIKRRDEIVLIAQAIEQADADIVVFQELENEYLLEGMVSTFLAGKGYEYIAAQRTNSGRGINLGIISRYPIKRLASYRYLDFTHPDAPGRSWRFARDAMHITLDVHGHDVHIFNVHLKSNSSRPGDENSKLWRTAEAIMVKSLIRDILADDPDAYVLLMGDCNSNYWVDPRQDRAWPATVHLRAAEPDGSHLLIDAHEHLSHEDRVTIPGDDRYPPATFDYVYASPALAQHYVEGSAFILRDPALVGGSDHLPTGAAYDIGD; translated from the coding sequence ATGCACACACGTTTGTTCCGCCCCGCCGCCCTGCTCCCGCTCGTCCTGGCCTTGCTCTTGCACGCGCCGATCGCGACAGCCGAAGAAGTCACGGTGATGACCTACAACGTCGAGAACATGTTCGACGTTTATGACGACCCGTATACGCAGGACGAGGACACCGACATCAAGCGGCGCGACGAGATCGTGCTGATCGCCCAGGCGATCGAGCAGGCCGACGCCGACATCGTCGTGTTCCAGGAGCTCGAGAACGAGTACCTGCTCGAAGGCATGGTGAGCACCTTCCTCGCGGGCAAGGGGTACGAATACATCGCGGCCCAGCGCACCAACTCGGGCCGGGGCATCAACCTCGGCATCATCTCGCGCTACCCGATCAAACGCCTGGCGAGCTACCGCTACCTCGACTTCACCCACCCCGACGCGCCGGGCCGGTCCTGGCGGTTTGCGCGCGACGCGATGCACATCACACTCGACGTCCACGGCCACGACGTCCATATCTTCAACGTCCACCTCAAGAGCAACAGCAGCCGCCCTGGCGACGAGAACTCCAAGCTCTGGCGCACCGCCGAGGCGATCATGGTCAAGTCGCTGATCCGCGACATCCTCGCCGACGACCCAGACGCGTACGTCCTGCTCATGGGCGACTGCAACTCGAACTACTGGGTTGACCCCCGGCAAGACCGGGCTTGGCCCGCGACGGTACACCTCCGCGCGGCCGAGCCGGACGGCAGCCACCTGCTCATCGACGCCCACGAACACCTCTCGCACGAAGACCGCGTCACCATCCCCGGCGACGACCGCTACCCGCCCGCGACCTTCGACTACGTCTACGCCTCACCCGCGCTCGCACAGCACTACGTCGAAGGCAGCGCGTTCATCCTCCGCGACCCCGCGCTCGTCGGCGGGAGCGACCACCTGCCCACCGGCGCGGCGTACGACATCGGGGACTAA
- a CDS encoding DUF3467 domain-containing protein, producing MAENAQQKQVRMRIQDNNARATYANAFRHNANANELILDLGVNVVTPHPDAKGTADDPAADMLFQVDTRVVMNYATTKRLAGFLNQLVQAHEQKFGEIKTDA from the coding sequence ATGGCCGAGAACGCCCAGCAGAAACAAGTCCGCATGCGTATCCAGGACAACAACGCCCGCGCGACCTACGCCAACGCCTTCCGTCACAACGCCAACGCCAACGAGCTGATCCTCGACCTCGGCGTCAACGTCGTCACCCCCCACCCCGACGCCAAGGGCACCGCCGACGACCCCGCGGCCGACATGCTGTTTCAGGTCGATACCCGCGTCGTCATGAACTACGCTACGACCAAACGCCTGGCCGGCTTCCTGAACCAGCTCGTCCAGGCCCACGAACAGAAGTTCGGCGAGATCAAGACCGACGCGTAA